A window of Fusarium oxysporum Fo47 chromosome II, complete sequence genomic DNA:
AGCCCAACCCTCTCCGACAGCCCGTCAACCCCAAcaggaagaacaagattCCATATAAGGATCGCCCACTCAAGCAACCATTCGTCCCTCCACCAGTATCCAAAAACCCTGAGAAACTCGGCGCAACCCTTCGCTACGTTATTCGACGGACGCCATCCTCCCAGCTACCTGTATACCGCAAGTGGATGTCTGGTGGCAACCGCATGATCGTTATCATTAAGAAGATTGATGGAGACCGCTCCAAGTTTATCCAGGACTTGGCTAGGGATTTGGAGATTAAACCGGTGGATATTCGATTAAATCCTACAACACAACATGTAGAGATCAAGGTAATCAATTCCAACATTGGAGCTCTCGACAGACAACTAATTGTTACAGGGTCATGTCTACGATAAGGCAGTTGAGTGGATCCTGAAGACCGGCTTTTGAAGAGCCGGCCATGAGTGGTGTATTCAGAGATTAGCCAGGTCTTATCCTCGACCAAACACATGGGAGGAATCAAAACTGTATCATATTGACCAGTCACCATCAGGGGCGACACAAGATGTACAATACATGTAGTAATGCGAGCGCATCATAGAAGCATATTTTTGTTTGTCCCTAATGTCTGAATTTGTTCACCATTCCAACTTCCTTTATACACCTGTACATAGACAAGCagtttcatcatcacctgtCTTGTCCCCAAACCATCGACTCCAGAATGCAAGTCTAAACGAGAAGCGCACGCTTCAAATGACAAGACACCAATCCCATGTTTCTCAAAACACTAACATACAAGCTTGAAGATGGGGTAATGCTGTAGAATTTGATCCAAAAAATAAAGTCCCAATGTGACTATCACCTCCCAAGAGCAAAAAAGGTTGAAAGTTTTTGCAATACTTCATCCTTTGACCATTCAGCAGATTGCATTGACAACGCTTCAAGCAAAGCATGAGGTGCTGGCATAGCTTTGGCGGGTATGGATGACGTTGGATCGTTGGGATCTCtggccttctcagcaagTCGTCTTAACAGAGCAACCGCAACAACAACGATATACACCAGCTCAGGGTCTTTTCGGGGTGCTGTTCGGGGACCTTGAACTTGCGGTTGCTCGTACAGTTGACTGAGCTCCCGGATGAGCCTGAATAGATTCTGGGCGAAATCATTGCCAGATGATAGCCAAGATTGGGCGACTCCGCTGTCGTGACCCGGAGCAAGTGAAGCCAAGATTTCAGCAGAAAGAAGCCCTTGCATCAAGAAAGGCTTTCGAACTTCCACGAGGGATGGGAGGTTAGGTTGTCTCGTCTGTGTCCTGGCCTTATCCGGTATGGGTGCTATGGCCAAGCCGAAGGCACGAGTAAGCAATTCATAAGGAGGGCTGCTGTTCGAGTCGAGTGCGAAGACAGCTTTGTAATGACCCCGATTGGGTTCATCACGAGCTAGTAGCTTCGCAAGTGCATCGACAGCATGTGGCAGGTAGGCGTGCAAGCTTGGTTCGTATTGCGTAAAGAATAAGGTTCCGTCTGAGACTGTAGGGTTGGGCGCCGGGGCAAATGCCAGGAGAAACTGCAAGAGGCAGAGAGCCTGTTCGCGTCCAGGTATCTCTACAGACCCTGCAATATTGGAGAGTAAAATTACAACATCCTTCATGAAATCGAGAGTATTGTTGTGTGATCGAAGAAGCATAGTTCGGGTACCGAGGTATCTTATAACAGCACAGACAAATTTGATAACAATCTCATCCGCAAGTACAGAATGATTATCGTTCTGTTCGCCAGGGAACGACAAGTTTCGAAGAATAGTTGTGACGCATATTAGACGGTCGACGGCCCGGTCGAGCTCATACTCTTGAGTGCCAAACACTGGCAGATCTCGAATATTAAACCGTTCAAGACGGCAGGCCCTCAAGACGTCTTCATATGGTGATATTTGAATCTCATCGGAGACTTCGGCTGTATGCTCAGCCAGCATCTCCACTTGATCCTCGGCACATTCGATGAGAGCCTCTATTAGCTCGTCACAGTACCGAAGCTGAATAAAATGCAATTGATTCATGGAGCACGATGCAGCTGCCAGTACGTCGAGGGCTAGGCGTGTCTCGCCACGAATCCCGCTCTGCAAACTCTTAGTAAGAGCACCGATATCGATGTTCCCCAGTTCCTGAAGAGGAGGTACATCGGGTTTCCAGCGTTCGAGTTCCGCTCCAAGTTTGCTAAACGCATTCAAGTCAACACCGCCAAATGTTGATAGTTCCCGGGCACAAGGGCTGTACTCGTCAGTTTGAGGTGCGAGCCGAGGCATTTTCTCCACAACCACAGGTGCTGCTGAGGCCTGACGTCCTTCATTTTGCGATATGCTTCCAGCCCTATGGGTTGCTGGAGAGGGGGCGCCCGGGAACTCTGGCACCGCAGAAGCGTCGATCGTTTGTGATAACGTGCGATTTTGGCCTGGCATCACTGGAGGCTGTGGCTGCATCTGAGGCTGAGGCGTGGAAAATCCGTTAACTGGAGGCTGTCCTGGTTGCATTTGCTTCATGGGAGTTTGTTGCATTTGAGCTGGCGGCCCAGATTGGCCCATGGCCCCAGGGGTCATTTGTTGTCCAGGTTGCATCTGCTTCTGTGGAGTAGCTTGTCCCATGAGTGTGCCTGGGGTTTGTGGCTGTTGCGGTTGCTGTTGGGAC
This region includes:
- a CDS encoding mitochondrial large subunit ribosomal protein-domain-containing protein: MHFLTSRVLSIGRQAIAQKPAIFTQRASYSAAATSSTNTFKTHVSYKPNPLRQPVNPNRKNKIPYKDRPLKQPFVPPPVSKNPEKLGATLRYVIRRTPSSQLPVYRKWMSGGNRMIVIIKKIDGDRSKFIQDLARDLEIKPVDIRLNPTTQHVEIKGHVYDKAVEWILKTGF